The Methanococcoides sp. AM1 DNA window ACAATGTTGGTTAGTTCTTTTTGATAGATAAAGTCACTATCAGTCAGAATTAACCGAACTGCCAATTTCAACGTCAGACCGGAAAAGCTCAGGTCTCCACTAATGATTTTGAAATGGAGGTGATTGATATTCCACACACGTTGTGCGGAATTAAATAAATGTCGTACATGGTATATAAGACTTTGGATTGCTTATATACTGACAAACTCGCAAAAGAAAGTAACAGACAGATCATGCGTATTGCAGACCCGCATATTTACCCGCCTTGCGAGGACTCCTACATGCACACACTAGTATAAATATATTTCGTAAACAGGAGTATTAGCATTAGAAATATTTGAAAATATAAAATGGCAAACATGCATTAAGTATATGACCAAACTGCCCACATGACAGGGATCAGAATAACATCATACGCACAAAAACAGGTTCAAACAATAGGAAACACACGCAACCTTTAACAATAGATGAGACCTAAATGATGCAATATATTGGATAAATCTGAAAGAGGAATTTGGCTGGATAAAAAGGAATCTGGAAAAGATAATGATGCACCACAACAAGTAACACGTGTAAGAACACCACGGACAGAAGACAGGGAAGTTCTTGCGATAGTGGAGAAACTTATGGGTGCAAGCCGGGTAAAACTCCGGTGCATGGACGGAGTCGTCCGTATGGGACGCATCCCCGGATCTATGAAAAAAAATAACTGGATACGTGAAAGTGATATTGTTATCGCCATCCCATGGGACTTCCAGGACACAAAAGCAGATGTTATATGGAAATACACACGCCCACAGGTAAATTGGCTTGAGCGCGAAGGTTTCCTGAAAGGATAATTATGAAAAAAGAACTTGAAGGCAAGATAAAACGCCTTGACAATAGCGTTGATAAATTGCGAATTAGACGCAAAGACAGCGATAATCTCAAAGTAACCGAGAACGTATTTGATAACGCCACCCTAAAGGCACTATACACTTTATCCAACAAAGGGATAGTACAGGCACTAGGCGGATCCATAAGTACAGGAAAAGAAGCGAATGTCTTCCTCGCAGACGGAGAAGAAGAAGAGATCGCAATAAAGATCTACCGAATATCTTCAAGCAGTTTTAGATCAATGGAAGATTATATTCTCGGAGACCCACGTTTCAGCAACATACGCCATAACAAGAGGGACATAGTCTTTGCCTGGACAAAGAAAGAGTTCAGGAACCTCATGAGAGCAAAGCAAGCTGGTGTCCGCGTACCCGAGCCCATAACTACCGAAAGGAACATACTAATAATG harbors:
- the eif1A gene encoding translation initiation factor eIF-1A, which gives rise to MDKKESGKDNDAPQQVTRVRTPRTEDREVLAIVEKLMGASRVKLRCMDGVVRMGRIPGSMKKNNWIRESDIVIAIPWDFQDTKADVIWKYTRPQVNWLEREGFLKG
- a CDS encoding serine protein kinase RIO — its product is MKKELEGKIKRLDNSVDKLRIRRKDSDNLKVTENVFDNATLKALYTLSNKGIVQALGGSISTGKEANVFLADGEEEEIAIKIYRISSSSFRSMEDYILGDPRFSNIRHNKRDIVFAWTKKEFRNLMRAKQAGVRVPEPITTERNILIMKFMGENGKPYPLLKDMKIEKEDGQMIFETVIDYMHKLYVDANLVHGDLSEYNILIDQEDLTPIIIDMGQSVTLEHPRADQFLKRDIENIVRYFKRYKVDESAESIYARIKEPEPEN